A stretch of DNA from Salvelinus sp. IW2-2015 linkage group LG20, ASM291031v2, whole genome shotgun sequence:
aagcagcaaactttgttaaaattaaatatttgtgtcattctgaaaacttttggccacgactgtagattgatgaggaacaacatttatttagtcaatttttgaataaacctgtaatgtaacaaaatgtggaaaaagggaaaagggtcagaatactttaacgaatgcactgtatgtgtgaaatgcttgataatgtatgtgatatcaacagaggtatacttcaatattgactggctttcatcaagcggCCCactcaacaataaaaaaaaaaactgtaaccagtgcctgcaacctggtttgGTTTAtaagtcaacctaccagggtagttacaaacagcacaggaattaaatcatgaACATGTATTAATCATATCTTTACTAATccagcagaaatttgctttaaagctgtatcaaatccatcggatgtagtgatcacaatatagtagccatatctaggaaaaccaaagttccaaaagctaggcctaatatagtgtataagaggtcatacaataagttataacattacaataatatttgctggtctgtggtttgcacttgacacatttatgaaattgcttactccagttactaataagYATGCACCAATTAAGAAAAAGATGGTAAAAACGGTTAAATCTTAAATGTATGGTTAAGAggaatgaggcaaaaggtatggctaactagtctggctgcacaaccaattggcaaatatactgcaaattgagaaatcatgtgactaaactgaataaaaagaagaaactacacaatgaaacaaagataaatgacataaataatgatagtaaaaagcatTGGAGcgcattaaattacattttgggcaaaaaggaaatctcagctccatcattcattgaatcagatggctcattcatcaaaaaacccactgatattgccaactgcTTTAATGTTTTGTTCAGTGGCAAGATTGGCAAATTAGGTATGACATGCCAGTAAAAAACGCAGACACCACACATCTAAGTATAACTgtccaaattatgaaagacaagcattgtaattttgaattccgtaaattgagtgtggaagaggtgaaaaattgattgttgtctatcaagaATGACAAGCCAcaaggggtctgacaacttggatggaaaacgactgaggataatagcggataaTATTGCCacttctatttgccatatcttcaatctaagcgaTCTTCTCTGTCAATAATGCCACTTTTATAACGTTTACATATCTtccattactcatttcatatgtatatactctattctattccatcttgcctatgccgctcggtcatcgctcatccatatatttatatgtacatattcttattccatccctttacttatgatgtgtgtgtattaggtagttgttgtggaataaaatactatcaacaaggcaggtcctacaggctctagtttggtcacacctggactactgttcagtcgtgcaggtaggtgccacaaagagggacttaggaaaattacaattgtctcagaacagggcagcacggctggcccttaaatgtacatgaagagctaacattaataatattcatgtcaatctctcatggctcaaagtggagctactgtttttgtaagaagtgttgacaagctgaatgcaccgagctgtctgtttaaactgctAAAACaaagctcggacacccatgcataccccacaagacatgccaccagaggtctcttcacaatccccaagtccagaacagactatgggaggtgcacagtactacatagagccatgactacatggaactctattccacatcaggtaactgatgcaagcagtagaatctgattttaaaaaacagatacaaatacaccttaNNNNNNNNNNNNNNNNNNNNNNNNNNNNNNNNNNNNNNNNNNNNNNNNNNNNNNNNNNNNNNNNNNNNNNNNNNNNNNNNNNNNNNNNNNNNNNNNNNNNAGCCTGGATAACCTAACCACACTCCACACTGTGCCCTCAATCTTGACACAGTTTATACTGACAAACCCCTGCCCTCTATTGTACAGAACAGACCCCTCCTGCCTCCTTATACAGcccgccccccctcccctcatTGCTTTATTTAAGATGATATAACTGTCTCCTATTGTCTGCCATTATCTCCTTTCTTCAGTAATGAAACTGTCACATTTTCMCATACAACCAGCTTCTTGTGGATTTGGGGGAGTTCCCCTCTGCCACAAACTAAAGAGATACACAATCTAAACAATTTGTAGTAACAGGTTCAAAACCCCTTTTGTAATATTTAAAAGTAAatatacatcaaatcaaacaCGAGGCTGAACTGGCATTCAAAGCGTTAGACACCCAGAACATTCCATCACCTTTTGACCGGATCTTTTTATAGCCCTGTGTCCCGTGATCTCTCCGGTCATGTTTGGTGGAGGAMgggaggaggaggggggagtagGGAGCAGTAACACTACACCGACAGGGTWGGTAACTGACTGTCCCTCCATGACACATTTAGCCATGATGTCTGACCACGGCTCCACCAGATAGGGCGGAAGATGGCGTCAAGGTTTTTTGTCATTTATAGCCYGGGACCGACTCTGTTACACTAYTGTGCGTCATGACATCAGTGTGGAACTCTGTGAGAGGACTGAGMGCTKTAGGAGACTAGACCCAGAGMGAAGACTGCATTTTGGGGAAACGTGAYCCGGAGAGGAACCTGATTTGGAGGAGCGGAGGCCCAGAGAAAATAGCTAAGTTAGGGGCAGCAGAACAGAAAAAAGGAATAGATGTTGAGGAGAAATTGGGCATCAGCAAGAGGATCCTGTCCAGGCTGTGTGTGAAGCAGGAGTGTGGAGACGAGGGAGGGCAGCTCAGCAGATAGACCGCCACACACCCACATCCTCCCGTCTGCCAGCAACACTCACCCCAGGGCTTGTGGGCATTAGARGAGTGGGGCCTATGTCGGTAGGAACGCTccactgtcctctcctcttcctcctcctcttgcaTGTGAAGACATGGAGCTCAGTTGTGAKGAATGAAGGAGGGACAGCACAGGATGTCACCTTGTTGATTACCCAAACTCCGATTCTGTGTGAATACAGCTGTCAGTGTACATGTTTTGTGTACTGATGTTAAACTGTGTCTGTGCTGTTGTAGTCTTTTTTGATGTAGCTGACGTGTGTCGCTTCTGTATTTGCATCGCTGTGGTTTTTGTTTTACTCATTTGTAGGGGGTGTTGTCAGCAACAGTGGTTTACTCctcgcctgcctgtctgcctctgcACAGCTGTGTAACTGGCAGGTGTGCCTGACAGCTGTAGGGCACCACTTCTGTACTCTAGTCAAATCATGTAGCTCGGGTGATGTTTCACTTCCAAAGGTGTAAATTGTACAGCGAGAGAAGAGCAAAACGGGTTCACTGCTCTGTAATGTTCTATTGAAAGGTCAATCTTAGAACTCGTAGATAAAGTTACCAGTTGTGTAGTTAAAATGATCGTCAAGAACATAATGCTGTCTGACTCATATTCAATCAGCAAAGTTTCCACagcaaaaaaacttttttaaagtcagtttagtttttcagaaagtgtgtgttttgtgcagaGTTGTATAAGCAACGTGTGGCTGGTTACTATAACAACCCTGCTCCTTCCATAGACTCCCAGCTCCTGGGCAGAGGAGACTCGGGGAAGAAGAAGTGTTGGCGGACACAAACGCTCAGCATCATGGGGCAGCGCGGAACACTTGAGGGATGTGAGTACTYCCTTTGAATGTAAATGTTTACTAAAAAAGGTCCTTTAACCAGGAGCTTGTCAATCAAACATCATTCTCACAATAYACCAGTAAAACTCAGAGATGGGACTATTTTTACTCTCCTGTTGTCAGCAGTGACTAGGCCAgtcacacccctctctccctgttgaATTATTCCTCCCCTCATTCTTTTTTCTGAAAGACAAGTGTCTCTTAAGTCCTTCCCCTCTATGACTTGGCCTCAGGTGGTTAAGCTCAAGCACCAGCTGCAGAAGCGCTCCCGACACACCCCTCCCTCTGGGGGATATGAGCGTCCCCACCACCCCCTACCTGGAGGCCATGTACCAGGCGCTACACAGGTACGTCCTATACAGCCCTCCCCATAATACTGTGGATTTGATCTGCACTCTGAACCCGTCCTTATTGAAACTGCAACTTGTTTACTTGAATTCAAAATGTTCTTTTTGAATTTGAATGCCCCCTGGATGACTGTAACGTAAGATCATGTATGCAGACAGTGGGACCCAGGAGGTGTTCGGAGTATTCACTGACACAGAACACTSATGGTTGGCCTCCTGAGTTTCTCAGGCAGAGTAGAGAGACGTTAGCAACAGGGCTAGAAAAACAGCACTGCTTTTCTTAGGAGCTGGTGTCATCAAGCTGCCTGGTTGCACCATCGCCACGCTATGACAGGAATGCATATTGACAGGAATACACTCGTACTCATACGCATAGCTGGATGGCCTTTGGTACATACCCTCACTCAAGCCCCTTTATGTGGAACAGATAAAATCAGACCATACACACTCCTGTGCTCCATCTTCATGTGTCTTTGGTGCCCCCCCCAGACGGTGGCCCTGACGCCCCTGAGCAGGTTGGCCCCTCGGCTGCGGCGCAGTGTGGAAGGTCTGAACCTGGAGCTGGAGGGGGTCTTTGTRTCAGAGACACCTGAGGACCAGCACAAGGTGAGCATGTTTAAATACAGCCTATCTGCTTGGGTACCGGCTGGCTTAGATCCATGATCTCAACCCTCTATGGATCCACTGGATCCCCCTAGTGACAGCCAATTAGACCTTATTTCTCTCCAGTGGCCAGTGTCCCATAACCTCACCGTACCCTCTCCCTGTTCCCCTGTTAGATCCTGGATGTCCCAGATGGCCACAGAGCCCCAGTTCCTGCCCAGAGGTGCAGCAGTGGTACCCAGAGTGAGCCCTCCCCTGCCTCATTCGACTCTGCTTTGCTCTCTCCATCTGAGTCTCCCTGTGCCCTGAACCCAGCTCTACTCTCCCCATCTCAGTCTCCCTGCCCCATGGGAGAGCCAGGTGAGTAAATGGATGGTTTGTTGAATGACTTAAATTACTAAAATACCGTAGTGGACtttttaaatcatgttttttccTCTCTGTGCAGACCCTGTGGACTGTGAGACCGTGTGCCCCTCTCCAGTAGTTCTGGACCCCTCCCTGTtgcagccctcctcctcccctcgtcCCAACAAGACCTACTCCTTCCAGCGGGAGCCCCCTGAAGGCTGTGAGCGAGTACGCGTAGTGTGTGAAGAGGCTATGTGAgtattgaaacacacacactttgtgtAATTAGAAATTATTTGGGCTAAtcgtctctttctgtccctcaacCCCAGGTCTCCCTGTCAGAGAGAGCCTCTCCTCCAGGTATCCTGCCCTGACCCCAACAAGGTGAATTTCACTCCCCATGGAGGCTCTGCCTTCTGCCCTGTCAGTCTGCTCAAGCCMCTGCTGCCCTCTATGGACCTCCTGTTCCGCGGCCTGTCAGTCTCGCCTGTCACAGGCTGCTCAGGTCAARGCTCTGCCCCCTACCAGACAGTTGGGCATTCGGTTGGGGGCTWCATGAGTGGACCCCTCCAGGACACAACCACCATGTGACCGTGGAGATGAGATTGTTTTCAGACTACTGAGGATGGATTTATCCTAATAGGAGATTAAATCAAGATGGCTGCCACCACCTTGYCAGGGACTGTTATGACAAGCCTCCAGATCTATTCAACTAAGATCAACAAAAAGAGAGACCTCAACAGTGGGTTCTCTGTGGGATCCAGATCAAATCTGTCATTGGTGTTCTATCCTGATTCTCAGAGGGACTTGCTGCTCTGGGTACTTTGATTGTCACTTGCCCCCTTGGTTAGGGGGGGTAAATAAGTTGTcggatgtttgtgtgtgacatATTTTTATTCTACACAACTTGGCCTTGCTCTGATATCCTTAGATTTGTTATAGCTAGAGCTTGGAGTCAGAGATGTACTAATTAGTGATGcccgggttgactcataacccgcagtccccGGGGTTATATCCGCGGGGTGGACGGGTTTAGAgacattaaatattgtgtggcaGGTGGGTGGCAGgctggttgaataaagagaaacaataccttaaaaatccataaatgtgtAATTATTGTGCGATTTATAAAGGCTACATTGAGGTTCATCTTTCATTTTTTTAGGCTATCTGGTATTAGTGCATAAACCTAATCTTCAGGCCTTAACTGTAGGcatgccaaatagcctacacagccAATCGCCAAATAATACTTTTGGGAACAggcagaaaaagttaacatcAATCCACGGAGGCAAAAAGGACATTGTTGAAGTTCTAATTCAATAAGACGAAAGCTACGACAGGAGAGCTGAAaacaaagagaagggagggacagaaaagtcatgtttggaaaatatttggtgaagtggtaaaagaggatgatggcAGTGTTATGTGTGATATGTGTGATGTTATGTGTGATTGTGAGGYGCTATACAAActtgacagtcacaagacgggacttcaaataggccaaTGGCATGTCAAGGGAACTGTGAAATCTGGGCACTGActtgtaggtctataacctctcacatagccttattAATAATAAcgcctgcagaattaagcatttcttgcagtaaaattatacactgAATGTAGGGCTAAATttggaacaggagtggagaaatatgatttattaaTGCATCCTGAGAGAATGCAATGCTCAGATAAcatctgtagaggtgctgtcttcatcataaaagctgatagtatttcaaccacataacaAATGCATCAAAGCCAagctgaaatcttatcagaaacacgttgggtcgttttcacagcttttttTTCCCATGCagccggtcaaactgatgtcatttggacagaAAATCTTACccttattatttttgttgttgcgttATTATATTTTCTCCCCTGTCCCTAAAAGTCTTTGCTCTGCGGaagatgacagagagaactttaccgatgtcaactagattgaagcattcattccatctattacattattctgttgagcaagggtttatttagtcttctagggcaacataaactcagcaaaaagaaacgtcctctcactgtcaactgagttcattttcagcaaacttaacatgtgtaaatatttgtatgaacataagattcaacaactgagacacaaactgaacaagttccacagacatgtgactaacagaaatggaaaaatgtgtccctgaacaaaatcaaaagtcacagtcagtagctggtgtggccaccagctgcattaagtactgcagtgcatctcctcctcatggactgcaccggatttgccagttc
This window harbors:
- the LOC111981902 gene encoding protein FAM117A isoform X1 — translated: MSTPSSWAEETRGRRSVGGHKRSASWGSAEHLRDVVKLKHQLQKRSRHTPPSGGYERPHHPLPGGHVPGATQTVALTPLSRLAPRLRRSVEGLNLELEGVFVSETPEDQHKILDVPDGHRAPVPAQRCSSGTQSEPSPASFDSALLSPSESPCALNPALLSPSQSPCPMGEPDPVDCETVCPSPVVLDPSLLQPSSSPRPNKTYSFQREPPEGCERVRVVCEEAMSPCQREPLLQVSCPDPNKVNFTPHGGSAFCPVSLLKPLLPSMDLLFRGLSVSPVTGCSGQXSAPYQTVGHSVGGXMSGPLQDTTTM
- the LOC111981902 gene encoding protein FAM117A isoform X2 gives rise to the protein MTWPQVVKLKHQLQKRSRHTPPSGGYERPHHPLPGGHVPGATQTVALTPLSRLAPRLRRSVEGLNLELEGVFVSETPEDQHKILDVPDGHRAPVPAQRCSSGTQSEPSPASFDSALLSPSESPCALNPALLSPSQSPCPMGEPDPVDCETVCPSPVVLDPSLLQPSSSPRPNKTYSFQREPPEGCERVRVVCEEAMSPCQREPLLQVSCPDPNKVNFTPHGGSAFCPVSLLKPLLPSMDLLFRGLSVSPVTGCSGQXSAPYQTVGHSVGGXMSGPLQDTTTM